In Acidimicrobiales bacterium, a single genomic region encodes these proteins:
- a CDS encoding PAS domain S-box protein — MATRKQDVERARDPDATPDELVGAVLRLMPDAALVVDAAGQIVAANPGAEAMFGYPPGALQGVAVDVLVPERLRAGHARHRSSYMASSSQRPMGAAVELWATRLDGTEFPVDISLAPLGMPERALTLAAVRDLTGRRAEWDAQARLAAIVSSTDDAIVSTDLNGTITSWNPGAQRLLGYRADEVIGRPVWRLVPEGLRAEVEEQMARARGGVHIPTRDTLRLDRHGGQVEVAESLSLVRDPSGRPTGMSAVMRDISVRKRAERELRRLLVDGQRRERWLGAISEVRLSMLGGGDLDEWLALIARRVSELADADGITVSVVADDDTMLEVIAAHGAPVEEYRGDLVPLEGSLQGRVFTSNRSIAIDDPSAAIGIDQGLAASRGIGPILVAPIDTAHGVGGVLGVVRLAGNAPFSPEEIRVVESFGQQAGLAIELDRAQSDREQLALIGDRERIARDLHDHVIQRLFAVGMSLQAATHSITDPAVLDRIGESVEELDATIRDVRSTIFSLSLRATEKGEASARSRILDVAAAAVPALGFQPRLQFDGPVDTKVSQELVPDVLAVVREALSNTARHANATRVEVRVDAHDELSITITDDGDGIGDTTRSSGLANLRTRAEARGGSMTVGPADERGTRLRWRVPFAP, encoded by the coding sequence ATGGCGACCCGCAAGCAGGACGTCGAGCGTGCCCGCGACCCGGACGCCACGCCCGACGAGCTCGTGGGCGCGGTGCTCCGCCTCATGCCGGACGCTGCGCTGGTCGTGGACGCAGCGGGGCAGATCGTGGCGGCCAACCCCGGCGCCGAGGCCATGTTCGGCTACCCTCCCGGCGCGCTGCAGGGGGTGGCGGTGGACGTCCTCGTCCCCGAGCGGCTCCGGGCCGGCCACGCCCGGCACCGGTCCTCGTACATGGCCAGCTCCAGCCAGCGCCCCATGGGGGCGGCCGTCGAGCTGTGGGCCACGCGCCTCGACGGGACCGAGTTCCCCGTCGACATCAGCCTCGCCCCGCTCGGTATGCCCGAGCGGGCCCTGACGTTGGCCGCCGTGCGGGACCTGACGGGGCGGCGTGCCGAATGGGACGCGCAGGCGCGGCTGGCGGCCATCGTGTCGTCGACCGACGACGCCATCGTGTCGACCGACCTGAACGGCACGATCACGAGCTGGAATCCCGGGGCCCAGCGCCTGCTCGGCTACCGCGCCGACGAGGTCATCGGCCGGCCGGTGTGGCGCCTGGTCCCCGAGGGGCTGCGCGCCGAGGTGGAGGAGCAGATGGCCCGGGCGCGCGGGGGCGTGCACATCCCGACCCGCGACACCCTGCGCCTCGACAGGCACGGGGGCCAGGTGGAGGTGGCCGAGTCCCTGTCGCTCGTGCGTGACCCGTCGGGCCGGCCCACCGGGATGTCGGCGGTGATGCGCGACATCTCCGTGCGCAAGCGCGCCGAGCGCGAGCTGCGCCGCCTCCTCGTCGACGGCCAGCGCCGCGAACGCTGGCTGGGCGCCATCTCCGAGGTCCGGTTGTCGATGCTCGGCGGGGGCGACCTCGACGAGTGGCTGGCGCTGATCGCCCGGCGGGTGTCCGAGCTCGCCGACGCCGACGGCATCACCGTCAGCGTGGTCGCCGACGACGACACCATGCTCGAGGTGATCGCCGCCCACGGGGCGCCCGTCGAGGAGTACCGGGGCGACCTCGTCCCCCTGGAGGGCTCGCTGCAGGGCCGGGTGTTCACGTCCAACCGCTCCATCGCGATCGACGACCCGTCGGCCGCCATCGGCATCGACCAGGGCCTCGCCGCCTCCCGCGGCATCGGGCCCATCCTCGTGGCCCCCATCGACACGGCCCACGGGGTCGGCGGCGTCCTCGGTGTGGTGCGCCTCGCCGGCAACGCCCCCTTCAGCCCCGAGGAGATCCGCGTCGTGGAGAGCTTCGGCCAGCAGGCCGGGCTCGCCATCGAGCTCGACCGCGCCCAGTCCGACCGGGAGCAGCTCGCCCTCATCGGTGACCGCGAGCGCATCGCCCGGGACCTCCACGACCACGTCATCCAGCGGCTCTTCGCCGTCGGCATGTCGCTGCAGGCCGCCACGCACTCGATCACCGACCCCGCCGTGCTCGACCGGATCGGCGAGTCCGTCGAGGAGCTCGACGCCACCATCCGCGACGTGCGCTCGACCATCTTCTCGCTGTCACTGCGGGCCACCGAGAAGGGCGAAGCGAGCGCCCGCTCGCGCATCCTCGACGTGGCCGCAGCCGCGGTCCCCGCCCTGGGCTTCCAGCCCCGCCTGCAATTCGACGGCCCCGTGGACACCAAGGTCTCCCAGGAGCTCGTCCCCGACGTGCTGGCGGTCGTGCGCGAGGCGCTGTCCAACACGGCGCGCCACGCCAACGCCACCCGGGTCGAGGTCCGTGTCGACGCCCACGACGAGCTGTCGATCACCATCACCGACGACGGCGACGGCATCGGGGACACCACCCGGTCGAGCGGCCTCGCCAACCTCCGGACCCGCGCCGAGGCGCGCGGCGGCTCGATGACGGTCGGGCCCGCTGACGAGCGGGGGACACGGCTGCGCTGGCGGGTGCCGTTCGCACCCTGA
- a CDS encoding universal stress protein has translation MSDEADRSHPGHAGRRTGGEAVEPDAVGPTGRFRIYLGAAAGVGKTFAMLDEGWRRHRRGADVVVGFVETHGRPRTAELIRDLEVVPRRVVSYRGTQFEEMDVDAVLARTPALALVDELAHTNVPGSGRNDKRWQDVIELLDAGIAVITTVNVQHLESIADAVERMTATRVRERVPDWVVRRADQLELIDSSPEALRRRMVHGNIYPAEKVPEALTHFFRTENLVALRELALRFVADQTEDELLAYLHERHPDAVWETRERIMVAVTGAHGTDAVIRRAARIAARTKADLHAVHIVAAEQSRRGGPALEALHQLVDDLGAEWHELNRDDPARALVDFARENQVTQIVMGSSRRSRWEELTKGSVVQRVLRFAADCDVDVHVIARRDVDLAEVPEPAE, from the coding sequence ATGAGCGACGAGGCGGACCGGTCCCACCCCGGGCACGCCGGACGACGGACGGGTGGCGAGGCGGTCGAGCCCGACGCCGTGGGCCCCACGGGCCGGTTCCGCATCTACCTGGGCGCCGCAGCGGGTGTGGGGAAGACCTTCGCCATGCTCGACGAGGGGTGGCGGCGCCACCGCCGCGGCGCGGACGTCGTCGTCGGCTTCGTCGAGACCCACGGGCGCCCCCGGACCGCCGAGCTCATCCGCGACCTGGAGGTGGTGCCCCGCCGGGTGGTCTCCTACCGCGGCACCCAGTTCGAGGAGATGGACGTCGACGCCGTCCTGGCCCGCACGCCCGCCCTGGCACTGGTGGACGAGCTCGCCCACACGAACGTCCCGGGCTCGGGGCGCAACGACAAGCGCTGGCAGGACGTCATCGAGCTGCTCGACGCCGGGATCGCCGTGATCACCACCGTCAACGTGCAGCACCTCGAGAGCATCGCCGACGCCGTGGAGCGCATGACGGCCACCCGGGTGCGCGAGCGCGTGCCCGACTGGGTCGTGCGTCGCGCCGACCAGCTCGAGCTCATCGACTCCTCACCCGAGGCGCTGCGGCGGCGGATGGTGCACGGCAACATCTATCCGGCCGAGAAGGTGCCCGAGGCGCTCACGCACTTCTTCCGCACCGAGAACCTGGTGGCGCTGCGAGAGTTGGCGCTGCGCTTCGTGGCCGACCAGACCGAGGACGAGCTGCTCGCCTACCTCCACGAGCGCCACCCCGACGCCGTCTGGGAGACGAGGGAGCGCATCATGGTGGCGGTCACCGGGGCGCACGGCACCGACGCCGTCATCCGTCGTGCGGCGCGCATCGCGGCCCGGACCAAGGCCGACCTGCACGCCGTGCACATCGTGGCGGCCGAGCAGAGCCGCCGGGGCGGGCCCGCCCTCGAGGCGCTGCACCAGCTGGTCGACGACCTCGGCGCCGAGTGGCACGAGCTGAACCGCGACGACCCGGCGCGCGCCCTGGTCGACTTCGCCCGTGAGAACCAAGTCACCCAGATCGTCATGGGCTCGAGCCGTCGGAGCCGCTGGGAGGAGCTCACCAAGGGGTCGGTGGTCCAGCGCGTGCTGCGCTTCGCGGCCGACTGCGACGTCGACGTCCACGTCATCGCCCGGCGCGACGTGGACCTGGCGGAGGTGCCCGAGCCGGCCGAGTAG
- a CDS encoding ATP-binding protein has protein sequence MGTTRRAVMGSIAALAVMGVLVAVMVPLRSHVSIATTALVLVVPVVTGVVVGGFAAGVVGVVTGFLVYDLVFIPPYYTLSVGATENWVALGVYAAVMVLVASLVARLDAARAEAGQREQGIQRLFELTDLLIEDRPLPEVLELIVSTVHDAFGLRSVALVLPVGSKLDVVASAGEPISDAELRRVAPAPGVPTSLGAAGDGSRHDRAQTVALTATGRPVGLLRIRGAALSPHEQELLRTFTNHMALTLERAQLREQALRTELLEEVDRLQRALVGAVSHDLRTPLATIKMSASTMRNPDVEVAPEQRAELLELIDSQADRLDRLVTNLLDLSRVQAGALELRNQPIAVVDLVTEARRGLGHVMDDAEVTLRIPADLPLVDVDHLLIGQVLANLLDNAVRHAPRGTAVTVSAGRHEDGLVHVVVEDKGPGIPRAERANVFLTFTRGGASGGTGVGLAIARAFVAAHGQDIWVEDAPGGGARFIFTLPVAPVAAVVP, from the coding sequence ATGGGCACGACACGGCGCGCGGTGATGGGCTCGATCGCCGCGCTCGCCGTCATGGGGGTGCTCGTCGCCGTCATGGTGCCGCTGCGCAGCCACGTCAGCATCGCCACCACCGCCCTCGTCCTCGTGGTCCCGGTCGTAACCGGTGTGGTGGTGGGAGGGTTCGCGGCGGGCGTCGTCGGCGTGGTCACCGGCTTCCTCGTGTACGACCTGGTGTTCATCCCGCCCTATTACACGCTGTCGGTGGGAGCCACGGAGAACTGGGTGGCACTGGGTGTGTACGCCGCGGTGATGGTGCTCGTGGCGAGTCTGGTTGCCCGCCTCGATGCCGCACGCGCCGAGGCCGGTCAGCGCGAGCAGGGTATCCAGCGCCTGTTCGAGCTCACCGACCTCCTCATCGAGGACCGGCCCCTACCCGAGGTGCTCGAGCTCATCGTGTCCACCGTCCACGACGCCTTCGGTCTGCGCAGCGTGGCCCTCGTCCTGCCCGTGGGGAGCAAGCTGGACGTCGTGGCGTCGGCCGGGGAGCCCATCTCCGACGCCGAGCTGCGCCGCGTGGCCCCGGCGCCCGGGGTCCCCACCAGCCTGGGCGCTGCGGGCGACGGGTCGCGCCACGACCGCGCCCAGACCGTGGCCCTCACGGCCACGGGCCGGCCGGTCGGCCTGCTGCGGATCCGCGGGGCCGCGCTCAGCCCGCACGAGCAGGAGCTGCTGCGGACGTTCACCAACCACATGGCCCTCACGCTCGAGCGCGCCCAACTGCGCGAGCAGGCCCTGCGCACCGAGCTGCTCGAGGAGGTCGACCGCCTCCAGCGGGCGCTCGTGGGTGCGGTCTCGCACGACCTGCGCACCCCGCTGGCGACGATCAAGATGTCGGCGTCCACCATGCGCAACCCCGACGTCGAGGTCGCGCCCGAGCAGCGCGCCGAGCTGCTCGAGCTCATCGACTCCCAGGCGGACCGCCTCGACCGCCTCGTGACCAACCTGCTGGACCTGTCGAGGGTGCAGGCCGGCGCGCTCGAGCTGCGAAACCAGCCCATCGCCGTCGTCGACCTCGTCACCGAGGCGCGGCGCGGCCTCGGCCACGTCATGGACGACGCCGAGGTGACGCTGCGGATCCCCGCCGACCTGCCGCTCGTCGACGTGGACCATCTGCTCATCGGGCAGGTGCTCGCCAACCTCCTCGACAACGCCGTGCGCCACGCGCCGCGGGGCACCGCCGTCACGGTGTCGGCCGGGCGGCACGAGGACGGCCTCGTCCACGTCGTGGTGGAGGACAAGGGGCCGGGCATCCCCCGCGCCGAGCGCGCCAACGTCTTCCTGACGTTCACCCGGGGCGGGGCGAGCGGTGGGACCGGGGTGGGTCTCGCCATCGCCCGGGCCTTCGTCGCCGCCCACGGGCAGGACATCTGGGTGGAGGACGCGCCCGGCGGCGGGGCGCGCTTCATCTTCACCCTGCCGGTCGCGCCCGTCGCCGCCGTGGTCCCCTGA
- a CDS encoding response regulator transcription factor, whose protein sequence is MVRVLAVDDDQALLRVLRIGLGALGYDVQVATTGEQGISRAAVGAPDVIVLDLGLPDLDGMDVCRRIRQWSEVPVIVLSADGTEDRKIASLDGGADDYMTKPFGMGELEARLRVALRHRATGRDDEEAKHLTVGPLELDLVHHEARLAGAAVELTTREFSLLAYLARHAGKICTHRMILEHVWGPHYGTETQYLRVYAYRLRRKLGDEHGSFLRTHPGVGYQLVDGGA, encoded by the coding sequence ATGGTCAGGGTCCTCGCCGTCGACGACGACCAGGCGCTGCTGCGGGTGCTGCGCATCGGCCTGGGCGCCCTCGGCTACGACGTCCAGGTGGCGACCACCGGGGAGCAGGGGATCTCCCGGGCCGCCGTGGGCGCGCCCGATGTCATCGTCCTCGACCTGGGCCTGCCCGACCTCGACGGCATGGACGTGTGCCGGCGGATCCGCCAGTGGAGCGAGGTGCCGGTGATCGTGCTCTCCGCCGACGGCACCGAGGACCGCAAGATCGCCTCGCTCGACGGCGGCGCCGACGACTACATGACCAAGCCCTTCGGCATGGGCGAGCTCGAGGCCCGGCTGCGCGTCGCCCTGCGCCACCGTGCCACCGGGCGCGACGACGAGGAGGCCAAGCACCTTACCGTGGGCCCGCTCGAGCTCGACCTCGTCCACCACGAGGCACGCCTGGCGGGAGCGGCGGTCGAGCTCACCACCCGCGAGTTCTCCCTGCTCGCCTACCTCGCCCGCCACGCCGGCAAGATCTGCACGCACCGCATGATCCTCGAGCACGTGTGGGGCCCCCACTACGGCACCGAGACGCAGTACCTGCGCGTGTACGCCTACCGCCTGCGCCGCAAGCTCGGCGACGAGCACGGCAGCTTCCTGCGCACCCACCCGGGTGTGGGCTACCAGCTCGTGGACGGCGGCGCCTGA